A genomic stretch from Perognathus longimembris pacificus isolate PPM17 chromosome 5, ASM2315922v1, whole genome shotgun sequence includes:
- the Timmdc1 gene encoding complex I assembly factor TIMMDC1, mitochondrial, which translates to MEAPRRPLSGTLGLFPRVFAAGAAAADSNSHVVEETWKLPSSALEPRYAESGWDRLRLLFAKDEHQRISQELVYIYRSALSAGIIGWAYGGIPAFIHAKNCYIEQNQGEIYHNRFDAVQSAHRAATRGFIRYGWRWSWRTAMFVTVFNTVTTGLSVYQNKNALNHFVIAGAVTGSLFRINLGMRGLVAGGIIGALLGLPVGGLLMALQKCAGETVQERKNENKKALQEQKLKEWKASLQITELFPEEIESSLQENRAEEDAKKIDALLSLPRNPSSPHKHDKD; encoded by the exons ATGGAGGCCCCACGGCGGCCCCTCAGCGGGACGCTGGGTCTGTTTCCCCGAGTGTTTGCCGCCGGAGCTGCGGCCGCAGATTCGAATTCCCATGTGGTGGAGGAGACGTGGAAGCTGCCCAGCAGTGCGCTGGAGCCCCGTTACGCGGAGTCCGGCTGGGATCGTCTCCGGCTGCTGTTTGCCAAAGA TGAGCATCAGAGGATTTCACAGGAACTTGTCTATATCTACAGATCAGCTCTTTCAGCAGGCATCATTGGCTGGGCATATGGGGGAATACCAGCTTTTATTCATGCCAAAAATTGCTACATTGAACAGAACCAAGGAGAAATTTATCACAACCGATTTGACGCTGTG CAAAGTGCACATCGTGCTGCCACTCGAGGCTTCATTCGGTATGGCTGGCGCTGGAGTTGGAGAACTGCGATGTTTGTGACTGTGTTCAA cACAGTGACCACAGGACTCAGTgtgtaccaaaataaaaatgccCTGAATCATTTTGTCATTGCAGGAG CTGTCACAGGAAGCCTTTTCAGGATCAACTTAGGCATGCGAGGCCTGGTGGCTGGTGGTATAATTGGAGCCTTGTTGGG CCTGCCAGTTGGAGGCCTGCTCATGGCACTCCAGAAATGTGCTGGTGAGACGGtccaggagagaaaaaatgagaaCAAGAAGGCCCTCCAAGAACAGAAACTGAAAGAGTG GAAAGCCAGTCTGCAAATTACTGAACTCTTCCCTGAGGAAATCGAAAGTAGCTTACAGGAAAATCGAGCTGAGGAAGATGCTAAAAAAATTGATGCCTTGCTAAGCCTTCCTAGGAACCcctcctcaccacataaacatGACAAGGACTGA